Proteins from a genomic interval of Suricata suricatta isolate VVHF042 unplaced genomic scaffold, meerkat_22Aug2017_6uvM2_HiC HiC_scaffold_46238, whole genome shotgun sequence:
- the TMEM134 gene encoding transmembrane protein 134, translating to MSAARPQFSIDDAFELSLEDAGPGPEFSGIARFGPLHFERRARFEVADEDKQSRLRYQVNGPAQLNPSPGPGGTPGRTLENPNSRESMCRHPCPRSR from the coding sequence ATGAGCGCCGCCCGGCCCCAGTTCAGCATCGATGACGCCTTCGAGCTGTCCTTGGAGGACGCGGGCCCGGGGCCCGAATTCAGCGGGATCGCCCGCTTCGGGCCGCTGCACTTCGAACGCCGGGCCCGGTTCGAGGTGGCCGACGAGGACAAGCAGTCCCGGCTGCGCTACCAGGTGAACGGCCCGGCCCAACTCAACCCTAGCCCGGGTCCGGGCGGTACCCCAGGCCGGACCCTGGAGAACCCCAACTCGAGGGAGAGTATGTGTAGACACCCCTGCCCACGTAGCCGCTGA